The following coding sequences are from one Cercospora beticola chromosome 4, complete sequence window:
- a CDS encoding uncharacterized protein (MEROPS:MER0001944), which produces MALSSLILLLGCTAAVVDAGLAARQSMLEKRGLNRLAKRQDLQQQPSFPNQRQFLNNKTQPYWVNGSALPEVYFDIGESYSGLLPIDESKELFFWFVPSTNPDAKDEITIWLNGGPGCSSIDGFFHENGPAIWQPGTYLPVPNTWAWSNLTNMVFIEQPVGTGFSQGTPNATNEEDVAAQFLPFWKNFIDLFELHDRKVYVTGESYAGMYCPYISAAMIEQNCTKYFDVAGMMIYDPSIQPQVSSEVAALPFVKAHYPDFPFNETFTAFLENRTQACGYNEYIENGLQFPPKGTFDNPPGVNYTNNYTLDDCQVFDPIFEAIFEINPCFDIYQVGQICPLLWDVLGFPYPATYFPVGFTQPYFNRTDVKQVIHAPENVNWQICTDKDVFVGDNGDTSPPSGIQGGPLQKVIEKTNNVIVGHGDLDMVLIANGTLLTLNNLTWNGQQGFSKPPIDPFYVPYGDDYVNGSIAGSGVMGGHVTERGLTFVAVVLSGHEVPEYQPSAAYRHLEVLLGRVGNLSEVSPFTTQRYVEQPKFEKGLGRGTWWPNVEERFTVQG; this is translated from the exons ATGGCGCTCTCAAGCTTGATCTTATTGCTTGGCTGCACTGCAGCGGTTGTGGACGCTGGCCTCGCTGCTCGGCAGAGCATGCTGGAGAAGCGGGGTCTCAATCGACTAGCGAAGCGACAGGATCTGCAACAACAGCCCTCTTTTCCGAATCAGAGGCAGTTTTTGAATAACAAGACGCAGCCGTACTGGGTCAACGGGTCGGCTTTGCCTGAGGTCTATTTTGATATTGGAGAGAGCTATTCTGGTTTGCTGCCGATTGATGAGTCGAAAGAGTTGTTCTTCTGGTTTGTGCCGAGTACGAATCCAGATGCGAAGGATGAGATTACAATTTGGTTGAATGGAG GACCTGGCTGTAGCAGCATCGATGGCTTCTTTCATGAAAATGGACCTGCGATCTGGCAGCCTGGTACATACCTTCCGGTGCCAAATACTTGGGCCTGGAGCAACTTGACGAATATGGTATTCATCGAACAGCCTGTCGGTACGGGGTTCTCGCAGGGTACTCCGAATGCGACCAATGAGGAGGATGTCGCAGCTCAGTTCCTACCATTCTGGAAGAACTTCATCGATTTGTTTGAGCTCCATGATCGCAAGGTTTACGTTACGGGAGAATCGTACGCTG GAATGTACTGCCCCTACATTTCCGCTGCGATGATCGAGCAGAATTGCACAAAATACTTTGACGTCGCAGGGATGATGATTTACGACCCCAGTATCCAGCCACAGGTCTCCTCGGAAGTCGCAGCCTTGCCCTTTGTCAAGGCCCACTATCCCGATTTCCCATTTAACGAGACATTCACGGCATTCCTTGAGAACAGAACGCAGGCTTGCGGGTACAACGAATACATCGAGAACGGACTGCAGTTCCCACCAAAAGGCACATTCGACAACCCACCGGGCGTCAACTACACGAACAATTACACCTTGGACGACTGTCAAGTCTTCGATCCTATCTTTGAAGCAATCTTCGAAATCAATCCCTGCTTCGATATTTATCAAGTCGGTCAAATCTGTCCTCTCCTTTGGGATGTCCTTGGGTTCCCATACCCGGCCACGTACTTCCCAGTCGGCTTCACGCAGCCTTATTTCAATCGCACCGATGTTAAGCAAGTTATTCACGCACCAGAAAACGTGAACTGGCAAATCTGTACCGACAAGGACGTCTTTGTGGGGGACAATGGCGACACGAGTCCGCCTTCCGGTATCCAAGGAGGTCCTCTGCAGAAGGTCATCGAGAAGACGAACAATGTTATTGTTGGGCATGGAGATCTGGATATGGTACTCATTGCCAATGGAACACTGCTCACATTGAACAACTTGACTTGGAATGGCCAGCAAGGTTTCTCGAAGCCGCCTATCGATCCGTTCTATGTACCTTACGGGGACGATTATGTGAATGGTTCGATTGCAGGCTCCGGAGTCATGGGAGGACATGTGACAGAAAGGGGTTTGACGTTTGTGGCTGTTGTGTTGTCGGGACATGAGGTTCCTGAGTATCAGCCTTCGGCAGCGTATAGGCATTTGGAGGTCTTGTTGGGGAGGGTGGGGAATTTGAGTGAGGTCAGTCCGTTTACGACGCAAAGGTATGTGGAGCAGCCAAAGTTCGAGAAGGGGCTGGGCAGGGGTACGTGGTGGCCTAATGTTGAGGAGAGGTTTACAGTCCAGGGTTAA
- the ARO2 gene encoding bifunctional chorismate synthase/riboflavin reductase [NAD(P)H] aro2 (BUSCO:EOG09262DUV) codes for MSTFGDYFRVTTYGESHGKSVGCIVDGVPPGLELSEKDVQPQMTRRRPGQSALTTPRDEKDLVEIQSGTEFGVTLGTPIGMRVMNQDQRPKDYGKDGATFNGQVAGAKPQRPMDDFPRPSHADWTYLEKYGVKASSGGGRSSARETIGRVAAAGVAEKYLKVAHGVEIVAFTNSVGPEHLFPSTRTHPSPSTNPEFLKLIEGVTREQVDSFLPVRCPNGEAAKRMEDLIGEYRDKHDSIGGTVTCVIRNCPSGLGEPCFDKLEAKLAHAMLSIPATKSFEIGSGLGGCEMPGSIHNDPFVKAPAVPPSASGAAQNPSSRPRLTTKTNNSGGVQGGISNGMPIFFTVGFKPPATIGQAQQTTTYDEEEGVLEAKGRHDPCVIPRAVPIVESMAALVIMDAILAQSARQSARSLLPVVNNKLIVPISEQQNNLTSPANGHAK; via the exons ATGTCAACTTTTGGCGATTACTTCCGCGTGACGACTTATGGAGAGTCCCATGGCAAGTCGGTGGGGTGCATTGTCGACGGTGTCCCGCCTGGCTTGGAGCTCAGCGAGAAGGACGTTCAACCACAGATGACACGCCGAAGACCCGGACAATCCGCTCTCACTACACCTCGCGATGAGAAAGACTTGGTGGAGATTCAGAGTGGTACAGAGTTTGGCGTTACGCTGGGGACACCTATTGGCATGCGGGTCATGAACCAGGACCAAAGGCCGAAAGATTATGGAAAGGATGGAGCGACGTTCAATGGACAAGTGGCTGGTGCGAAGCCCCAGAGGCCTATGGATGATTTTCCTAGACCTTCACATGCGGATTGGACGTATCTGGAGAAGTATGGCGTGAAGGCTTCATCTGGTGGTGGGCGAAGCTCTGCGCGTGAGACCATTGgacgtgttgctgctgcgggtGTGGCAGAGAAATACTTGAAGGTCGCACATGGAGTGGAGATTGTGGCTTTCACGAATAGTGTTGGGCCTGAACATCTCTTTCCTTCGACGAGGACGCACCCTAGTCCTTCTACGAACCCGGAGTTCTTGAAGTTGATTGAGGGCGTGACGAGAGAACAGGTCGACTCTTTCTTGCCTGTACGATGTCCCAATGGAGAAGCTGCGAAGCGGATGGAGGATCTCATTGGGGAATACCGAGACAAGCACGATAGTATTGGCGGGACAGTCACATGTGTGATCCGGAATTGTCCTTCAGGGCTGGGTGAGCCGTGTTTCGATAAGTTGGAG GCCAAACTAGCACATGCGATGTTGAGCATACCAGCCACAAAGAGCTTCGAGATCGGTTCAGGACTTGGTGGTTGCGAAATGCCAGGCTCAATTCACAACGATCCTTTCGTCAAAGCTCCCGCTGTCCCTCCCTCAGCAAGCGGAGCGGCACAAAACCCAAGCTCTCGACCCAGACTGACGACGAAGACCAACAACTCTGGCGGCGTTCAAGGCGGTATCTCAAACGGCATGcccatcttcttcacagtGGGTTTCAAGCCTCCTGCTACGATCGGACAAGCACAGCAAACCACCACatatgacgaagaagagggcgTTCTCGAGGCGAAGGGGAGACATGACCCTTGCGTTATTCCTCGCGCTGTGCCGATCGTGGAGTCGATGGCTGCGCTTGTGATCATGGACGCCATATTGGCACAAAGCGCGAGGCAAAGCGCACGGAGTTTACTTCCTGTTGTGAACAACAAGTTGATTGTACCGATTTCGGAACAACAGAATAACTTGACGTCGCCTGCGAATGGACATGCGAAGTAG